A stretch of DNA from Hydrogenophaga sp. SL48:
CTCTGACGCGCGGATAGATCTGCTGGTTCCACCGGCGACCGCTGAACACACCGTAGTGGCCCACGCCGGTCTGGATGTGGTGGGTCTTCAGGTAGGGACGCACGTTCGGGCACAGGTCCTGCGCGGCCACCGTCTGGCCCACGGCGCAGATGTCGTCACGCTCGCCCTCGACCGTCATCAGCGCGGTGCGGCGGATCGCGGCCGGATTCACGGTGCGGCCCTGGTAGGTCAGTGCGCCGCGCGGCAGGTCGTAGGTCTGGAACACCTTCTCCACGGTCTCCAGGTAGAACTCGGCCGGCAGGTCGTTGACCGCCAGGTATTCCTCGTAGAAGTCCTGGATGATCGCGGCTTCCTCCACCCGGCCGTGCTCCAGGTGCTCGTAGATGTTGCGGAACGACTGCTTGTGGCGCTCCGGGTTCATGCTGATGAAGGCCGAGAGCTGCACGAAGCCCGGGTAGACGCGGCGCATGAAGCCCGCGTGCGGCAGCGGCACGTGGCTGATCAGGTTCTTCTCGAACCACTCGATGGGCTTGCTGGTGGCCAGTTTGTTGACCTCGGTCGGGTTGACCCGGCAGTCCACCGGGCCGGCCATGAGCGTGAGACTGCGCGGCTGGGCCGGGTGGTCGTCTTCGGCCATGACGGCCGTGGCGGCCAGCGCGGCCACGCAGGGCTGGCACACCGCGATCATGTGGCTGCCTTCGCCCACGGCTGCCGTGAAGCGCATCAGGTAGCCGATGTAGTCGTCCAGGCTGAAGCCGCCGTGCAGCAGCGAGACGTCGCGCGCGTTGTGCCAGTCGGTGATGTAGACGTCGTGGTCCTGCAGCAGCGTGCGCGCGGTTTCGCGCAGCAGCGTGGCGAAGTGGCCCGATAGCGGCGCAGCCAGCAGGACCTTGGGTTGGTCTTGCAGGCCGGGGTCGTCCTTGCGAAAGCGCAGCAGGGTGCCGAAGGGCAGGGTGAGCACGGTCTCTTCGACCACGGGCACCTCCCGCTCGCCGACCATGACCGAGTGGATGTTGTACGGCGGGCGCGAGTGGGTGAGGCGCAGGCGCGAGAGCACGTCGCAGGCGGCGGCCACCTTGCGCACCATGGTGCGTTCGGTTTTCTGCAGCCACAGCGATGCGCTGAGGTGCTGCGCTGCGAGCCGCAGCGGGGAGACCAGGTCGGACTGAAATTGGTAAGCCTGATACAGCATGACGGTCTTTCCTGTGGGTGATACCGCCTGCAGGCAAGGAACGGGCCAGCCGCGTGCACGGCGCTGGTGCGGTCGCCGTGCACAAAGGTGGCACAGGGATTGCTCAACAGACCCTCAACGAGGAGTGTTCCATGGCCAAAGCGGTTCTCACGATCAGCAGCAAAAACTACGGCGCCTGGGCCTTTCGCGGCTGGCTGATGGCCAAGCTGGCCCGGCTGGAGTTCACCGAACACGTCATTTCGCCCGACGACCCGGCCATGAAGGCCGAAATGCTGCTGCTCTCGGCCTCGATGCGCGTGCCCTCGCTGGACCACGACGGCGTGCACGTGTGGGACACGCTCGCCATCGGCGAATACCTCAACGAAATCAAACCCAAGGCCGGTCTGCTGCCGGCCGACCGCGCGGCGCGCGCACACTGCCGCGCGATCTGCGGCGAGATGCACTCGGGGTTCTCGGCCCTGCGGTCCTCGTTGCCCATGAACATCAAGGCGCATTTCCCGGGCTTCAAGCTCTGGTCGCGGGCCCAGACCGACATCGACCGCATCGAGATCATCTGGCAGGAATGCCTGGCGAAATATGGCGGCCCGTTCCTGTTCGGCGCCAAGCCCTGCATCGCCGACGCGATGTTCGCGCCGGTGGTCATGCGCTTCATCACCTACGACGTGCCGCTGGACGAGGGCTGCGTCGCCTATTGCGACGCCATCACGGCGCTGCCGGCGGTGAAAGAGTGGGTGGCGGCGGCTGAGGAGGAGCCGGACGAGATCGACGAACTCGATGCGGAGTTCTGAAAGGCGGGCACGGCCCGCCTTTCAGAACGGTCACTCAAGCCCAGGGCGTGGGCGGCGGGATCTCGCACACCGGGTCCACCGGCACCGATTTGAAATCCGCCGGGGAGACGATCTCCAGGTACTCCATGTCGGGTGAGTAGTCGAACAGGTAGTGGCGGATGCCCGGGCGCTGGTGCACCACGTCGCCCGCTTCCACCAGGGTCACCTGGTCTTCGTACATGAACTTGGCCCAGCCCTTGGTCATGATCACGATCTGGAAATCGGCCTCGTGGATGTGCCAGCCCGTGCCGCCGTCGGGGGGCAGGTTGGCTTTCACCAGGTGCGCGACCACCTGGCCGTGTGTGGCGGCGGCGATGCCCAGGTCGCGGTAGAGGAAGAAGTCGCGCAGGCCGCCGCGAATGAACTCGGTTTCGCCGGGTTTGACGTGGGAGAACAGGGTGGTGGTCCGGTCCAGCATGGGGCGCTCCTTGTCGGGTGGGGCAATCGGATTGTTGCGATGCAGCACAAAGCATGAAATGTTCCATTGGCCTTTCTGCCCGGATCGGGACGCCGGTGCACCGCCATCCGCGCCGGCACGCACCAAGCTGGGTTTGGCGGCACCATCCCGGTCACCGCATGCCCCTCTGGGATAATCCGGTCCACTATGAGCGGCAACACCTTCGGCACCCTGTTTTGCGTCACCAACTTCGGTGAATCCCACGGCCCGGCCATCGGCTGCGTGATCGACGGCTGCCCGCCCGGCATGCCGCTGACCGAGGCCGACATCCAGTTCGACCTGGACCGCCGCCGGCCCGGCACCAGCAAGTTCGTGACCCAGCGCAACGAGCCCGACGCGGTGGAAATCCTGAGCGGCGTGTACGAGGGCCAGACCACCGGCACGCCCATCGCCCTGCTGATCCGCAACACCGACCAGCGCAGCAAGGACTACGGCAACATCCTGCAGACCTTCCGCCCGGGCCACGCCGACTACACCTACTGGCAGAAGTTCGGCATCCGCGACCCGCGTGGTGGCGGCCGCAGCTCGGCCCGCCTGACCGCGCCCACCGTGGCCGCGGGCGCCGTGGCCAAGAAGTGGCTGAAAGACAAATACGGCACCACGTTCCACGCCTGCATGACGCAGGTGGGCGACGTGGCCATCGCCTTCGAAAGCTGGGACCACGTGCCCCACAACCCGTTCTTCGCAC
This window harbors:
- a CDS encoding polyhydroxyalkanoate depolymerase; the protein is MLYQAYQFQSDLVSPLRLAAQHLSASLWLQKTERTMVRKVAAACDVLSRLRLTHSRPPYNIHSVMVGEREVPVVEETVLTLPFGTLLRFRKDDPGLQDQPKVLLAAPLSGHFATLLRETARTLLQDHDVYITDWHNARDVSLLHGGFSLDDYIGYLMRFTAAVGEGSHMIAVCQPCVAALAATAVMAEDDHPAQPRSLTLMAGPVDCRVNPTEVNKLATSKPIEWFEKNLISHVPLPHAGFMRRVYPGFVQLSAFISMNPERHKQSFRNIYEHLEHGRVEEAAIIQDFYEEYLAVNDLPAEFYLETVEKVFQTYDLPRGALTYQGRTVNPAAIRRTALMTVEGERDDICAVGQTVAAQDLCPNVRPYLKTHHIQTGVGHYGVFSGRRWNQQIYPRVRDMIHGSM
- a CDS encoding glutathione S-transferase: MAKAVLTISSKNYGAWAFRGWLMAKLARLEFTEHVISPDDPAMKAEMLLLSASMRVPSLDHDGVHVWDTLAIGEYLNEIKPKAGLLPADRAARAHCRAICGEMHSGFSALRSSLPMNIKAHFPGFKLWSRAQTDIDRIEIIWQECLAKYGGPFLFGAKPCIADAMFAPVVMRFITYDVPLDEGCVAYCDAITALPAVKEWVAAAEEEPDEIDELDAEF
- a CDS encoding cupin domain-containing protein, with amino-acid sequence MLDRTTTLFSHVKPGETEFIRGGLRDFFLYRDLGIAAATHGQVVAHLVKANLPPDGGTGWHIHEADFQIVIMTKGWAKFMYEDQVTLVEAGDVVHQRPGIRHYLFDYSPDMEYLEIVSPADFKSVPVDPVCEIPPPTPWA